One genomic region from Mytilus edulis unplaced genomic scaffold, xbMytEdul2.2 SCAFFOLD_157, whole genome shotgun sequence encodes:
- the LOC139505508 gene encoding zinc finger protein 227-like: MSSKEATADKEFHRKSSCLRQMKNLTGKQPYKCDECCKEFSSKGNYNIHKKIHTGEKPYKCDICGKGFVQNSNCKVHLRKHTGETPYKCDKCGKVFGHKGNYNIHKKIHTGGKPYKCDICGKEFCQKNNCKVHMRTHTSEKPYKCDVCDKEFGQKGNYNEHMRIHTGEKHFKCVFCDQEFHRESTCRIHMRKHTGEQPYRCDVCGKQFRRKRNCLTHMRTHTGEKPYKCDICEKKFGKKDSCLIHMRTHTGEKPYKCDECGKEFSAKSNYNVHMKKHTGEKPYACYICGKEFGQSSSCRTHMITHTGEKPYRCDVCGKAFGHKSNRNKHMKIHTWKDKM; this comes from the coding sequence ATGTCCAGTAAAGAGGCTACTGCAGACAAAGAGTTTCACCGAAAAAGTTCTTGTCTACGTCAAATGAAAAATCTTACTGGTAAACAACCTTACAAATGTGATGAATGTTGTAAAGAATTTAGTAGCAAAGGCAATTataatatacacaagaaaatccatactggtgaaaaaccttacaaatgtgatatttgtggAAAAGGATTTGTCCAAAACAGTAACTGTAAAGTTCATTTGAGAAAACATACTGGCGAAACACCTTACAAATGTGATAAATGTGGAAAAGTATTTGGTCATAAAGGCAATTataatatacacaagaaaatCCATACTGGTGGaaaaccttacaaatgtgatatttgtggaaaggaattttgccaaaaaaataactgtaaagttcacatgagaacacatactagcgaaaaaccttacaaatgtgatGTATGTGATAAGGAATTTGGTCAGAAAGGCAACTATAATGAACACATGAGAATTCATACTGgggaaaaacattttaaatgtgttttttgtgATCAAGAGTTTCACCGAGAAAGCACCTGTCGAATTCACATGAGAAAGCATACTGGTGAACAACCTTACAGATGTGATGTTTGTGGAAAACAGTTTCGCAGAAAAAGGAATTGTCTAactcacatgagaacacatactggcgaaaaaccttacaaatgtgatatttgtgaaaaaaagtttGGCAAAAAAGATAGTTGTCtaattcacatgagaacacatactggtgaaaaaccttacaaatgtgatGAATGTGGTAAAGAATTTAGTGCCAAGAGCAACTATAATGTACACATGAAAAAACATACTGGCGAAAAACCTTACGCATGTTATATTTGTGGAAAAGAATTTGGCCAAAGCAGTTCTTGTCGTACACACATGATAACACATACTGGCGAAAAACCTTACagatgtgatgtatgtggtaaagcaTTTGGTCACAAAAGCAATCGTAATAAACACATGAAAATCCATACTTGGAAAGATAAGATGTGA